In Acipenser ruthenus chromosome 1, fAciRut3.2 maternal haplotype, whole genome shotgun sequence, the genomic stretch ATCTTTGAACAACATTATAAGTACTAGGCTTGAcctgaaaataatttaaaaaaaaataacccacaAACCGACTTGGTTGGTAGTCTCCCAGAGAATTAAATACTCACTGTACCATCAGTAAAACAGTAAACTGGTGTGAATACCAATGTGATTTAATAGAATGGTTTATCCTCTCTGTAGTCCAGAGGGCAGAAACAATGATTTCTATGGCAAATCAAGACAAAAATGCTTTGATGAATTCCCTGCCTAATATAAGGCTAGGGAGATCAAAGCATTACAACAGATACAAGGGAAGCGTTCTTAATAAGTCATGCATTTCTTCACTGGACGTGCTTTGCACTTCTTTACGAGAGACCTGTTCTCTTACCTGATGAGCATATATGGTGTCGTATATCAATGTCCACATAACCCCAGAGAAATAGAGAGGAAGGCAAACTGACCAACCACAGGACCCCTTAACTGCCGACCATCCCAGGAGTGCTCCCCAGTTAAAAGTAAGACctacaggaaaagaaaaaaaaaacacattgtttagTGCTGAATACTGCAAAGAGGTTAAATTCCACTGAACACACACAAATTAGACTTGTGCATGGGAAACACAGAAGAAACACAGCAAGGAAAAAGTCTCAGTTGGTTAAGTAGAGAGATTAGATTTGGATTTAGCTGCCAGTGAGTACAGCTGCACTTGCAACAATATTAATAGCTCGATCATACTCCTTACAAGATTTTTTACAAATAATCACCAACACCAGCAATTATTGAGACAGCTGCCAAATTgatttgtttgcttttatttaatttgagTAGGGGGTTAAAAATGGACAGTATATGATCATACCCTAAAATGAGCGACCCCGATTTGAACAAACATTCTAAATGATGTAGGCAGTAATCATACAGCTTGAATGTAAGGTAATGTACACGGGCTTACCTAAAACCAACTGTGGCCAGTATGTAATTCTCTTCATTAAAGGATAGGTTACCACTAGAGACAGTGAAGCAGCCCCAAGGGCGATACTGTAACAGAAACAttgacacaatatatatatatatatatatatatatatatatatatatatatatatatatatatatgtatatgtatatattatatatatatatatattatatatatatatatatatatatatatatatatatatattattatatatatatatatatatatatatatatatatatatatagttgcactTCCAAACTGTGTGACCCAAGTGGTTTATAGAGAACTGAATTTGTCATTGTGGTGGATATTTGCGCAGTATTTTGAAACTCATTTTGGTACAtaatgttatgtatttatgtgtgtAAAAGTAAACCTGTACTTTAAAACCAACCCTAAATACacagcattgtgtttgttttacatgcTCTACCTACTATCTTAGTCAATTTCCTAAACTGAAATCTTCAGTGACTCACTGAAAAAACCCTTTATTACTGAAACAATAGGGTTTCGATGCAATTAGGGTACAGTCTTTATTGTGGGATGATGCATTCTATGGAAGTTTCAGATACTTGTAGAATACAACATAGATTCAGTAGAATGACATGCTGTTGGGTCTGACCAATTAGCAAAGGAATACAATTTGGTATTTGTGCAATTTTCCAGTCCATACACGGTTTTAAATGTTCTCATGTATGGACGGTTTGTATGATTTGAAATTTTATATGCACTAGTTTGATAGTGGGAGAACGAAACATGCACCCACTCTCTAATAATAGAATCCACGTTAATAATCTTTTCCAAGCACTTATCTAGGATTACTTCACCTTCAACTGGTTTCCCAAATGTTGTACTGATAAGCAGTTGCTATTTTCCAGGCAATCATTTAAAACGGATGTAGGTGACGCACGGCTTCTTTTGCAGGACACACTGCACATGCTGTGACATGTCTGTCTAAGGTAATAACTTCAGATACACCTTGTAATCAATGAAGCAATATAATTACCAGATACAGAATGTACCCACAATTTATTACACTAGATATGAACTGACACATATTGCTTTGTACTTCCTTTTCACTGCTTTATTTTAAACGTCCTtacatgcattatttattttctatacaactgtggcggggtacaccccgcccctgtgcgtagtttgtgttgtatgttatgttgttagtatttaaaatgtatgtttggtGTGCACTGGTGTTTTAGGTTTACATTTTCATGAACATACTGAAAAGTAAATGACATTCTGAAAAATCTAGATTGGTTGTTCCAGATCAAAAGGAACTAATTCTGTGGAGGCATTTACTATATTTGTGGATGATCATACATGAACCAGAAGTGTTGTGCAGATGAAAAATAAGAGCTGTGTAAACCAGGCACCACATGCTGAAGACGTGTGCAAAAATACCTTTTTGATGCCCTTGACATGGTTCGAGCAACCCCCCCGGGTCCACCCTCTACAAATATACCAGAATATATAAACTGACCCTTGACCTGTTCTGTCACCTGCCAATGTAATCAGGTTAATGTAATCAGTAAGTATGCTCTGGTAATGGTAAACAACATAAACTAATCGCTAAATAAAccaaaaattacaaatatttaaattaagaattttaaaaataacagagaAACTGTGCTCTAATTTTaatgcaaaaaagaaaagaaaagcgaTGTGTGTTTTATTACCTGTAGTAATTCAAACACAGCAGTACACCCAGTGCCAGACTAAGCTGCCCCCCCAGGAACACCAGGGCCTGGAAACGGGTGATCTCTCCTGCCGCTATTGGGCGGCCTGCTGTCCGTGAAACctgcacaatacaatacattaccgTTACTATCATTAACCTGTGCCagagaatgtccttaccaagtctTACCTCCATTGTGATTGCTTTCAGGGAATAATAAGACCAAGACAAACGgtcttcatcagtgttatcacagcaatttgtttttgtgattttttttttatttactgcaaATCAGTTTTCTATAGTTTTACCTCAGAGAGAGTTTGAAGTTGTGGAtgaataaaggaaaacaaaaaaaaggaatacattgGCGATGACTTATGTTCAATGCAAATATATGaaacatattaaaatgtttacataCTTCATTGTGTTTGTGTTAAACAGAACTGAACAgatctttttttccccctagcTAGCCTCAAAAGGAAAGTCAACAGAACACCCTGGGAATTATAAATTACAACACTGTATTAATTACAGGTGTGTTACGCAGCACGGAAACATCATAAAATTGTAAATAGTTAAAGGAGAGGCGCACCTTTTTATCAAAGTCTTTGTCCCACATGTCATTAATGGTACAGCCAGCCCCCCTCATTAAAACCGCTCCTGTTCCAAACAGTGTCAGCATGTAGAGATTGGGGAGGCAGCCTGGCTCTGCGGACAGGCCAATACTCCACATGCAGGGCAAATACAGCAGCCATGTGCCTGCAACATAAATTCAAAGGGACTTCTCACTTCTGAGAACCTTTCCGGTGTataagcaagaaggagacattgagTGACTCAAGTGTCTCTCTAGCTACAGTTTTAGAAATTTGTTCCTAGTAAATATAATTATGAAAATGATTCCTGAAAAATGATTGTCGGCCTGTCATGAAGTCCAGGATATTAATGTTtgattgaaagtattttttttttaaatttcacctCTATCCAATTAGTGATTGATCAACAAAGAATAAAGTAATTGTTTTCACAGTAAACACGAGGGCTTACCAGTGGTGTTGTGGTGCTTACTTGTGCACGAGGAAGCTGGATAGGGAACTACTAAAGGaagagtattttttattttattttttttacttctgaacACTGACACTACTGCTAAACTCTCTGCTTTACTGATCACCCTACCCACAGGTTCCAAATATTAATTTACTTTATAGTCAGTGTTCTTTTACCAAATATTTTGCTTGTGCCATTATTTTAAAGAGAATGGCAATTGTTCTGCAAAATGTTGCTATTTTCTATCAACAGTATGAGATAATAATCTCACTACTGCACGAGAGTTTGAGCCAGTCTGCATTACTAGATTAACTAAATCTCAGATGTCTCTAATACCCTATTCTCTCAACCTAAATAATGAGACTGTCTTGCAATGGGAACCTTATTGCCACCCCTCGGGCGCAGTGGCACTTACATTACTGTCTTTCATTCCAACCAGGTCCCTAATGATTTAATAGCATCCAGttctttttaatttgtaaattgaTGAGCACAGACTCTACAGCACACACTCTCTCCACACAGTGTTGAAATTTCTACAGGCTGTCTGTAAGTGCTGCCTAATGTGACAGGAAAACAATGCAAGTGTTGGTGGTACTTGAGGTGTTGCATAGCTCTTAGAAAACTAAAAACAACACTAGAAATGTAAAAGCAACCGTTTTAAACTTTATGTTACCATCTCCTTTTTCTGAACTGTAATGACTTATTGACACATGGGAACATACCAATGGGTTTATCGAACCTCATAAGCCTCAGGTAGGGCTGTGCTGATTTTGGTGCTGAATTGACGATCCCAGCTGCTGATAGGCTGAGCTGCCTTCTCACATTAAACACCACATTCTGCACCGGCTGAAGCAAGGGGTGGATTCCCTGTTGTTTTTGAAATTCTGTTTTGAGAGAAGCTGTGCTTGTTGAAGAGAAatgagacacacaggagaggcaggagCTAGAGCGAAGCCACGCACCAGAGAGGCGGGCCAGTAGAACTCTACATTTGGGCACGTTCATAGTGTTTCTCCTTTTAACATATCCAACTGAATCCTTTAGGGAAAAATCATAGAGATGAggtcatataaatacatttaaaaaacatcgtgttttttttttttttttttttttttgtactcccCACATTAGTTTTATAGCTATGTCTCAGTAACGGCTCTTAACACAGGAAGACGTCATTCAAAAACAGGTATAATGTTTATCAAAGGTCTTGATCATCTGATACTGTTAATTACCTGTGCCCAATCAATTAAACATTATTTGATGAATAACTGAGTTGTGGTTTATATTCTTTGGATGCTGTGTATTGCTATTTTTCTTACTTTCGTTTTACAatactttttagaaaaaaaaaacactcaacaaAAACTATCGTACCGTATAcatatatttcaaatgtatatttactgccatctgctggcaaTTACGATATCTAACATTCTATCTTCGAATGGTATTTTTATTGTTAAGTACAATACGTtttttgggtttttatttttgtttgttttttaacttgggcaactataataaaatctaaaaacaaacttgTCCTATCTTTTAATAGTGATACACAtacatcaataataaataaaaacacaaggtataacacacattttcagcctacgtttatttaaatatatagctGATATTCTTGTATTACAATTACCCGCGTTCCAATCACTTAACTTAAAATCACATGAATATGCATTGCCTCATTAACAGTGAAGAAACTGCCTTACCTGCTTTCAGCACATTTTTGTTCTTCACCTTTAAATAGCACAGGAAATTTCTTTCCAGAGAGGAAGTTCTTTAACACGTCACCGGTGTAGGGTTGTTGCATCGGAACATCTTAATGTAACACCCGGAGCCGAATAatgtaagttttaaaaaaaacacaattgtttgtatatgtcattaatattattatcgaCAAAACAGCATTCgataattgtttttcttttttaagttaaAATAGAACAAGAAGTATAtactaaaacaaacacagtaGTAATAAGGAACCCATTGCATTAACAGAACCTAGAATGTACAGACATTGTTTCTTGGTAGGGTTTATTTGTATGTGTCTACGCGGGAACACGTGCTTGGCTTAGTGTGTTGTTAaaagcattttgtttaattataacaCAGACGGTTTGATGACAGGAACCTTCTCCATGGATGGTAATACGCAGATAACCTCCGTCGACTTTTTACAGAAAAATCCCCTTTGTACATTGTACCCAAAATATCAGCGCGAAGTAAACAGTCTCGGCAGACAGACACCAGCCATAAAAAGATTTTGTACAACAGTATGGAAAGCAAAGTCAACAAAACGTTTTCCTCTGATTGGTTTACTAAAATAACGAGGATGAGCGCGTCAGATTAACAGAAGCGGTCGTGCATGCTGTGTTAGGAGACGACGGAGGCGTTGCTGGAGAATCtggaggaaaaaaataatactgcaacTTAATAAAAACTTGAGTGAAGCTGTTACAAAGCACGAGTTGTGCAGACGACATTTCACATGGGTTGGTAAACATTTGGTTATGCAAGTTGTAGTGAATCGCTCGTGGTTGCTCAAACGGACAATGTTAAACAGCATAATTAGAAGGTTTAATAAAATCGTGAAATTTTAAAACGCCTGAATGATATTGCTGACCTCTTGGGAAAGCAAGACGGTGCCTTTTGGGAGCCACTTCGCAGAGGGAGACTGATGAGTTTTTGGAAATGCTGAAGAAATATAACCAGACCTTGATATATAGTTTACAACAATCCAAGCAATGCTCTGTTCCAAATAATCTGCTCCACAGGAAATCTGTACAGGCCTGATCAACTGCATCAAACTTTCAGATTTTGTTAAAAGTGAAATCAGCAAGAAGCAGTTCTTCTCCATTCAGGTAGACGATGCCGCAGATTTTTATACTAAAGAGCACATCGCATTGATTTTACGTTGTGTCGGCAGTGAAGGAAGCATTAAATAACCTTTTTCTGGGCTTTCATGGTATTTTCAACCCAGGAGTGCTGAAAGCTGTGTCATTTATCAGTCCATGTCAAAATATTCATGCTGTAGTTAGAAATAGTCAGGCCTATGATGGTGCTTGTGCTCTGTCTGATCAGTTAACAGGTGTTAGTGTTCAGGCATATTTCCCtaatgctgtgttttgtgtttttttaaatcatgttttaatacAAGGAGCAAACGTTCCTCAAGTCAGGCTTTTTTTGTGAACTAGTTTTGTCAACCTACAATACAAAATTGAACCATCACAGTACAGTGTCTTAAGAGGAAATCCTGTAATGCTTTAAAGAGAGAGCAGTTCAGACAGTCTTTGAAAACAATGAAGTGTTAACTGTTTTTTGCAACAAAACTCTGGCTGAGTGGCTGGACGATCCAGAGACAGGGGTCTTAAGAGTTTCCAGATGATTTTGAGTTTTCTTTCTCTGCGCATACAAAGAGATTTGTGGACTGGTCCGTGTGCTCTGAGAGCTCTCCAAGCAGATTAAATGGATTTGTGGACTGGCCTCTGTGCTCTGAGAGCTCTCCAAGCAGATTCAATGGATTTGTGGACAGACCCATGTGCTCTGAGAGCTCTCTAAGCAGATTCAATGGATTTGTGGACTGGCCCGTGTGCTCTGAGAGCTCTCCAAGCAGATTCAATGGATTTGTGGACTGGTCTGTGTGCTCTGACAGCTCTCCAAGCAGATTCAATGGATTTGTGGACAGACCCATGTGCTCTGAGAGCTCTCCAAGCAGATTCAATGGATTTGTGGACTGGCCCGTGTGCTCTGGGAGCTCTCCAAGCAGATTCAATGGATTTGTGGACTGGCCTGTGTGCTCTGAGAGCTCTC encodes the following:
- the LOC117409244 gene encoding 4-hydroxybenzoate polyprenyltransferase, mitochondrial — protein: MNVPKCRVLLARLSGAWLRSSSCLSCVSHFSSTSTASLKTEFQKQQGIHPLLQPVQNVVFNVRRQLSLSAAGIVNSAPKSAQPYLRLMRFDKPIGTWLLYLPCMWSIGLSAEPGCLPNLYMLTLFGTGAVLMRGAGCTINDMWDKDFDKKVSRTAGRPIAAGEITRFQALVFLGGQLSLALGVLLCLNYYSIALGAASLSLVVTYPLMKRITYWPQLVLGLTFNWGALLGWSAVKGSCGWSVCLPLYFSGVMWTLIYDTIYAHQDKADDVLVGVKSTALRFQEQTKPWLCGFSVAMLCGLIVTGVNCDQTLPYYGALAVVGAHLAYQIYSLDINKHEDCWKKFTSNRTLGLLLFVGIVLGNLWRARNNNNVLEKAT